In a single window of the Cydia strobilella chromosome 13, ilCydStro3.1, whole genome shotgun sequence genome:
- the LOC134746641 gene encoding zinc finger protein ZFP2-like isoform X5, translating into MFEQQIKAEPMSLFPSFYTSHAHVHSGPPTIVRSDSHAIINMNQHHPEDSKDSLIVQQQVQHQQDLMDQQHQQDLQQDDEVSELSFKGMDDEGVEMDMDGRQCSQGLGIDMGSVQTKMEVSNGGQTTPRSKPQACKVCGKVLSSASSYYVHMKLHSGNKPFQCTVCDAAFCRKPYLEVHMRTHTGERPFQCDLCLKRFTQKSSLNTHKRVHTDEHMRALMVKERPYKCELCGVRFTQSSSLNRHKKIHTEEHRRALLEKVRPYQCHICFMRFTQKSSLGRHGKIHTEEHIQSLINKVRPYQCDICDKRFTQKSSLGTHKRIHTGERPFQCTVCLKSFTQKCALNLHEKIHTVQGRPYTCGLCPAAFARRPYLDIHLRTHTGERPYQCDACLKRFTQKSSLNIHKRTHSVQGRPFQCLSCPAAFTCKQYLEIHTRTHTGERPYQCDICLKRFTQKSSLNIHKRTHSVQGRPFQCLQCPAAFTCKQYLEIHNRTHTGERPYQCDVCLKRFAQKSTLNIHKRTHTVQGRPYQCMECPAAFTCKPYLEIHMRTHTGERPFECDVCYKRFTQKSTLNIHKRIHTGERPYACDICQKRFAVKSYVTAHRWSHVADKPLNCDRCSMTFTSKSQFALHIRTHTAGSCYECSVCGRTFVRDSYLIRHHNRVHRDNHSNMSANSIGTINNVATNTNNSNNSNFVDSPGVCDLSFVPMVNRYMTSQGTQVSMQDTSKMSAMSPQSIASISSPPPPHTPTPQPQMSGQMHLAD; encoded by the exons ATGTTCGAACAGCAGATCAAGGCTGAGCCCATGAG CTTGTTCCCCAGCTTCTACACATCCCACGCCCACGTCCACTCCGGCCCGCCCACGATCGTCCGCTCTGACTCGCACGCCATCATTAACATGAACCAGCACCACCCCGAAGACTCCAAGGACAGCCTCATAGTACAACAGCAAGTACAACATCAGCAGGATCTGATGGATCAACAACACCAGCAAGATTTACAGCAGGATGACGAGGTTAGTGAG CTAAGCTTTAAAGGAATGGATGATGAAGGCGTCGAAATGGATATGGATGGTCGCCAATGCTCACAG GGCTTGGGCATCGATATGGGTTCAGTTCAAACAAAAATGGAAGTATCAAATGGAGGCCAAACAACACCACGATCAAAACCACAGGCTTGTAAG GTTTGCGGGAAGGTACTCTCGTCCGCTTCATCTTATTACGTTCATATGAAGCTTCATTCCGGAAACAAGCCTTTTCAGTGCACG GTTTGCGACGCAGCTTTCTGCCGCAAACCGTACTTGGAAGTCCACATGCGTACACACACCGGCGAGAGGCCCTTCCAGTGTGATCTGTGCCTCAAACGCTTCACCCAGAAGTCCAGCCTCAATACGCACAAGCGCGTCCACACCG ATGAGCACATGCGCGCCTTGATGGTGAAGGAGCGGCCCTACAAGTGTGAGCTCTGTGGCGTCAGGTTCACGCAGAGCTCCAGCCTCAACCGCCACAAGAAAATACACACGG AGGAGCACAGACGAGCCCTGTTAGAGAAAGTGCGGCCGTACCAGTGCCACATCTGTTTTATGCGCTTCACTCAGAAGTCCAGCCTGGGCCGACATGGGAAAATACATACTG AGGAGCACATACAATCGCTGATCAACAAGGTGCGCCCGTATCAATGCGACATTTGCGACAAGAGGTTCACGCAGAAGTCGAGCCTGGGCACTCATAAGCGTATACACACTG GGGAGCGGCCGTTCCAGTGCACCGTCTGCCTCAAGTCCTTCACGCAGAAGTGCGCGCTCAATTTGCACGAAAAAATACATACGG TGCAAGGGCGCCCTTACACGTGCGGGCTTTGCCCGGCGGCCTTCGCCCGCCGCCCCTACCTGGACATTCACTTGCGCACGCACACAGGCGAGCGGCCCTATCAGTGCGACGCCTGTCTCAAGCGCTTCACGCAGAAGTCCAGCCTCAATATACATAAGAGGACGCACTCAG TCCAGGGCAGACCGTTCCAGTGCCTGTCCTGTCCCGCCGCCTTCACGTGCAAGCAGTACCTGGAGATTCACACGCGCACGCACACCGGCGAGCGGCCCTATCAGTGCGACATCTGCCTCAAGCGCTTCACGCAGAAGTCCAGCCTCAACATCCACAAGCGGACCCACTCAG tACAGGGCCGGCCCTTCCAGTGCCTACAGTGCCCGGCCGCCTTCACTTGCAAGCAATACCTGGAGATCCATAATCGCACGCACACAGGCGAAAGGCCTTATCAATGCGATGTTTGCCTCAAGAGATTCGCGCAAAAGTCCACactcaatatacataaacgaaCGCACACAG TGCAAGGTCGGCCGTATCAGTGCATGGAGTGTCCGGCTGCGTTCACTTGCAAGCCGTACTTGGAGATACACATGCGGACTCACACCGGCGAGAGGCCGTTTGAGTGCGATGTCTGTTACAAGCGCTTCACGCAGAAATCAACGCTCAACATTCACAAGCGAATTCACACTG ggGAACGGCCTTATGCCTGTGACATTTGTCAGAAACGATTCGCCGTCAAGAGCTACGTAACAGCACACAG ATGGTCCCACGTGGCCGACAAGCCGCTGAACTGCGACCGCTGCTCGATGACGTTCACATCCAAGTCGCAGTTCGCGCTGCACATCCGCACGCACACGGCCGGCTCCTGCTACGAGTGTAGCGTCTGCGGCCGCACCTTCGTCCGCGACAGTTATCTAATACG ACATCACAATCGCGTGCACCGCGACAATCACAGCAACATGTCGGCCAACAGCATCGGAACCATCAACAACGTCGCGACCAACACCAACAACTCGAATAACAGCAATTTTGTTGATTCGCCCGGCGTTTGTGACTTAAG
- the LOC134746641 gene encoding zinc finger protein ZFP2-like isoform X4 — MFEQQIKAEPMSLFPSFYTSHAHVHSGPPTIVRSDSHAIINMNQHHPEDSKDSLIVQQQVQHQQDLMDQQHQQDLQQDDEVSELSFKGMDDEGVEMDMDGRQCSQGLGIDMGSVQTKMEVSNGGQTTPRSKPQACKVCGKVLSSASSYYVHMKLHSGNKPFQCTVCDAAFCRKPYLEVHMRTHTGERPFQCDLCLKRFTQKSSLNTHKRVHTDEHMRALMVKERPYKCELCGVRFTQSSSLNRHKKIHTEEHRRALLAKERPYQCGVCYLRFTQKSSLGRHGKIHTEEHRRALLEKVRPYQCHICFMRFTQKSSLGRHGKIHTEEHIQSLINKVRPYQCDICDKRFTQKSSLGTHKRIHTGERPFQCTVCLKSFTQKCALNLHEKIHTGERPYQCDACLKRFTQKSSLNIHKRTHSVQGRPFQCLSCPAAFTCKQYLEIHTRTHTGERPYQCDICLKRFTQKSSLNIHKRTHSVQGRPFQCLQCPAAFTCKQYLEIHNRTHTGERPYQCDVCLKRFAQKSTLNIHKRTHTVQGRPYQCMECPAAFTCKPYLEIHMRTHTGERPFECDVCYKRFTQKSTLNIHKRIHTGERPYACDICQKRFAVKSYVTAHRWSHVADKPLNCDRCSMTFTSKSQFALHIRTHTAGSCYECSVCGRTFVRDSYLIRHHNRVHRDNHSNMSANSIGTINNVATNTNNSNNSNFVDSPGVCDLSFVPMVNRYMTSQGTQVSMQDTSKMSAMSPQSIASISSPPPPHTPTPQPQMSGQMHLAD; from the exons ATGTTCGAACAGCAGATCAAGGCTGAGCCCATGAG CTTGTTCCCCAGCTTCTACACATCCCACGCCCACGTCCACTCCGGCCCGCCCACGATCGTCCGCTCTGACTCGCACGCCATCATTAACATGAACCAGCACCACCCCGAAGACTCCAAGGACAGCCTCATAGTACAACAGCAAGTACAACATCAGCAGGATCTGATGGATCAACAACACCAGCAAGATTTACAGCAGGATGACGAGGTTAGTGAG CTAAGCTTTAAAGGAATGGATGATGAAGGCGTCGAAATGGATATGGATGGTCGCCAATGCTCACAG GGCTTGGGCATCGATATGGGTTCAGTTCAAACAAAAATGGAAGTATCAAATGGAGGCCAAACAACACCACGATCAAAACCACAGGCTTGTAAG GTTTGCGGGAAGGTACTCTCGTCCGCTTCATCTTATTACGTTCATATGAAGCTTCATTCCGGAAACAAGCCTTTTCAGTGCACG GTTTGCGACGCAGCTTTCTGCCGCAAACCGTACTTGGAAGTCCACATGCGTACACACACCGGCGAGAGGCCCTTCCAGTGTGATCTGTGCCTCAAACGCTTCACCCAGAAGTCCAGCCTCAATACGCACAAGCGCGTCCACACCG ATGAGCACATGCGCGCCTTGATGGTGAAGGAGCGGCCCTACAAGTGTGAGCTCTGTGGCGTCAGGTTCACGCAGAGCTCCAGCCTCAACCGCCACAAGAAAATACACACGG AGGAACACAGACGCGCGCTGCTGGCCAAGGAACGGCCCTACCAATGCGGCGTCTGCTATCTCAGATTCACGCAGAAATCGAGTTTGGGCCGGCACGGAAAAATTCATACCG AGGAGCACAGACGAGCCCTGTTAGAGAAAGTGCGGCCGTACCAGTGCCACATCTGTTTTATGCGCTTCACTCAGAAGTCCAGCCTGGGCCGACATGGGAAAATACATACTG AGGAGCACATACAATCGCTGATCAACAAGGTGCGCCCGTATCAATGCGACATTTGCGACAAGAGGTTCACGCAGAAGTCGAGCCTGGGCACTCATAAGCGTATACACACTG GGGAGCGGCCGTTCCAGTGCACCGTCTGCCTCAAGTCCTTCACGCAGAAGTGCGCGCTCAATTTGCACGAAAAAATACATACGG GCGAGCGGCCCTATCAGTGCGACGCCTGTCTCAAGCGCTTCACGCAGAAGTCCAGCCTCAATATACATAAGAGGACGCACTCAG TCCAGGGCAGACCGTTCCAGTGCCTGTCCTGTCCCGCCGCCTTCACGTGCAAGCAGTACCTGGAGATTCACACGCGCACGCACACCGGCGAGCGGCCCTATCAGTGCGACATCTGCCTCAAGCGCTTCACGCAGAAGTCCAGCCTCAACATCCACAAGCGGACCCACTCAG tACAGGGCCGGCCCTTCCAGTGCCTACAGTGCCCGGCCGCCTTCACTTGCAAGCAATACCTGGAGATCCATAATCGCACGCACACAGGCGAAAGGCCTTATCAATGCGATGTTTGCCTCAAGAGATTCGCGCAAAAGTCCACactcaatatacataaacgaaCGCACACAG TGCAAGGTCGGCCGTATCAGTGCATGGAGTGTCCGGCTGCGTTCACTTGCAAGCCGTACTTGGAGATACACATGCGGACTCACACCGGCGAGAGGCCGTTTGAGTGCGATGTCTGTTACAAGCGCTTCACGCAGAAATCAACGCTCAACATTCACAAGCGAATTCACACTG ggGAACGGCCTTATGCCTGTGACATTTGTCAGAAACGATTCGCCGTCAAGAGCTACGTAACAGCACACAG ATGGTCCCACGTGGCCGACAAGCCGCTGAACTGCGACCGCTGCTCGATGACGTTCACATCCAAGTCGCAGTTCGCGCTGCACATCCGCACGCACACGGCCGGCTCCTGCTACGAGTGTAGCGTCTGCGGCCGCACCTTCGTCCGCGACAGTTATCTAATACG ACATCACAATCGCGTGCACCGCGACAATCACAGCAACATGTCGGCCAACAGCATCGGAACCATCAACAACGTCGCGACCAACACCAACAACTCGAATAACAGCAATTTTGTTGATTCGCCCGGCGTTTGTGACTTAAG
- the LOC134746641 gene encoding zinc finger protein 431-like isoform X16, giving the protein MFEQQIKAEPMSLFPSFYTSHAHVHSGPPTIVRSDSHAIINMNQHHPEDSKDSLIVQQQVQHQQDLMDQQHQQDLQQDDEVSELSFKGMDDEGVEMDMDGRQCSQGLGIDMGSVQTKMEVSNGGQTTPRSKPQACKVCGKVLSSASSYYVHMKLHSGNKPFQCTVCDAAFCRKPYLEVHMRTHTGERPFQCDLCLKRFTQKSSLNTHKRVHTDEHMRALMVKERPYKCELCGVRFTQSSSLNRHKKIHTEEHRRALLAKERPYQCGVCYLRFTQKSSLGRHGKIHTEEHRRALLEKVRPYQCHICFMRFTQKSSLGRHGKIHTEEHIQSLINKVRPYQCDICDKRFTQKSSLGTHKRIHTGERPFQCTVCLKSFTQKCALNLHEKIHTVQGRPFQCLQCPAAFTCKQYLEIHNRTHTGERPYQCDVCLKRFAQKSTLNIHKRTHTVQGRPYQCMECPAAFTCKPYLEIHMRTHTGERPFECDVCYKRFTQKSTLNIHKRIHTGERPYACDICQKRFAVKSYVTAHRWSHVADKPLNCDRCSMTFTSKSQFALHIRTHTAGSCYECSVCGRTFVRDSYLIRHHNRVHRDNHSNMSANSIGTINNVATNTNNSNNSNFVDSPGVCDLSFVPMVNRYMTSQGTQVSMQDTSKMSAMSPQSIASISSPPPPHTPTPQPQMSGQMHLAD; this is encoded by the exons ATGTTCGAACAGCAGATCAAGGCTGAGCCCATGAG CTTGTTCCCCAGCTTCTACACATCCCACGCCCACGTCCACTCCGGCCCGCCCACGATCGTCCGCTCTGACTCGCACGCCATCATTAACATGAACCAGCACCACCCCGAAGACTCCAAGGACAGCCTCATAGTACAACAGCAAGTACAACATCAGCAGGATCTGATGGATCAACAACACCAGCAAGATTTACAGCAGGATGACGAGGTTAGTGAG CTAAGCTTTAAAGGAATGGATGATGAAGGCGTCGAAATGGATATGGATGGTCGCCAATGCTCACAG GGCTTGGGCATCGATATGGGTTCAGTTCAAACAAAAATGGAAGTATCAAATGGAGGCCAAACAACACCACGATCAAAACCACAGGCTTGTAAG GTTTGCGGGAAGGTACTCTCGTCCGCTTCATCTTATTACGTTCATATGAAGCTTCATTCCGGAAACAAGCCTTTTCAGTGCACG GTTTGCGACGCAGCTTTCTGCCGCAAACCGTACTTGGAAGTCCACATGCGTACACACACCGGCGAGAGGCCCTTCCAGTGTGATCTGTGCCTCAAACGCTTCACCCAGAAGTCCAGCCTCAATACGCACAAGCGCGTCCACACCG ATGAGCACATGCGCGCCTTGATGGTGAAGGAGCGGCCCTACAAGTGTGAGCTCTGTGGCGTCAGGTTCACGCAGAGCTCCAGCCTCAACCGCCACAAGAAAATACACACGG AGGAACACAGACGCGCGCTGCTGGCCAAGGAACGGCCCTACCAATGCGGCGTCTGCTATCTCAGATTCACGCAGAAATCGAGTTTGGGCCGGCACGGAAAAATTCATACCG AGGAGCACAGACGAGCCCTGTTAGAGAAAGTGCGGCCGTACCAGTGCCACATCTGTTTTATGCGCTTCACTCAGAAGTCCAGCCTGGGCCGACATGGGAAAATACATACTG AGGAGCACATACAATCGCTGATCAACAAGGTGCGCCCGTATCAATGCGACATTTGCGACAAGAGGTTCACGCAGAAGTCGAGCCTGGGCACTCATAAGCGTATACACACTG GGGAGCGGCCGTTCCAGTGCACCGTCTGCCTCAAGTCCTTCACGCAGAAGTGCGCGCTCAATTTGCACGAAAAAATACATACGG tACAGGGCCGGCCCTTCCAGTGCCTACAGTGCCCGGCCGCCTTCACTTGCAAGCAATACCTGGAGATCCATAATCGCACGCACACAGGCGAAAGGCCTTATCAATGCGATGTTTGCCTCAAGAGATTCGCGCAAAAGTCCACactcaatatacataaacgaaCGCACACAG TGCAAGGTCGGCCGTATCAGTGCATGGAGTGTCCGGCTGCGTTCACTTGCAAGCCGTACTTGGAGATACACATGCGGACTCACACCGGCGAGAGGCCGTTTGAGTGCGATGTCTGTTACAAGCGCTTCACGCAGAAATCAACGCTCAACATTCACAAGCGAATTCACACTG ggGAACGGCCTTATGCCTGTGACATTTGTCAGAAACGATTCGCCGTCAAGAGCTACGTAACAGCACACAG ATGGTCCCACGTGGCCGACAAGCCGCTGAACTGCGACCGCTGCTCGATGACGTTCACATCCAAGTCGCAGTTCGCGCTGCACATCCGCACGCACACGGCCGGCTCCTGCTACGAGTGTAGCGTCTGCGGCCGCACCTTCGTCCGCGACAGTTATCTAATACG ACATCACAATCGCGTGCACCGCGACAATCACAGCAACATGTCGGCCAACAGCATCGGAACCATCAACAACGTCGCGACCAACACCAACAACTCGAATAACAGCAATTTTGTTGATTCGCCCGGCGTTTGTGACTTAAG
- the LOC134746641 gene encoding zinc finger protein ZFP2-like isoform X10: protein MFEQQIKAEPMSLFPSFYTSHAHVHSGPPTIVRSDSHAIINMNQHHPEDSKDSLIVQQQVQHQQDLMDQQHQQDLQQDDEVSELSFKGMDDEGVEMDMDGRQCSQGLGIDMGSVQTKMEVSNGGQTTPRSKPQACKVCGKVLSSASSYYVHMKLHSGNKPFQCTVCDAAFCRKPYLEVHMRTHTGERPFQCDLCLKRFTQKSSLNTHKRVHTDEHMRALMVKERPYKCELCGVRFTQSSSLNRHKKIHTEEHRRALLAKERPYQCGVCYLRFTQKSSLGRHGKIHTEEHRRALLEKVRPYQCHICFMRFTQKSSLGRHGKIHTEEHIQSLINKVRPYQCDICDKRFTQKSSLGTHKRIHTGERPYQCDACLKRFTQKSSLNIHKRTHSVQGRPFQCLSCPAAFTCKQYLEIHTRTHTGERPYQCDICLKRFTQKSSLNIHKRTHSVQGRPFQCLQCPAAFTCKQYLEIHNRTHTGERPYQCDVCLKRFAQKSTLNIHKRTHTVQGRPYQCMECPAAFTCKPYLEIHMRTHTGERPFECDVCYKRFTQKSTLNIHKRIHTGERPYACDICQKRFAVKSYVTAHRWSHVADKPLNCDRCSMTFTSKSQFALHIRTHTAGSCYECSVCGRTFVRDSYLIRHHNRVHRDNHSNMSANSIGTINNVATNTNNSNNSNFVDSPGVCDLSFVPMVNRYMTSQGTQVSMQDTSKMSAMSPQSIASISSPPPPHTPTPQPQMSGQMHLAD, encoded by the exons ATGTTCGAACAGCAGATCAAGGCTGAGCCCATGAG CTTGTTCCCCAGCTTCTACACATCCCACGCCCACGTCCACTCCGGCCCGCCCACGATCGTCCGCTCTGACTCGCACGCCATCATTAACATGAACCAGCACCACCCCGAAGACTCCAAGGACAGCCTCATAGTACAACAGCAAGTACAACATCAGCAGGATCTGATGGATCAACAACACCAGCAAGATTTACAGCAGGATGACGAGGTTAGTGAG CTAAGCTTTAAAGGAATGGATGATGAAGGCGTCGAAATGGATATGGATGGTCGCCAATGCTCACAG GGCTTGGGCATCGATATGGGTTCAGTTCAAACAAAAATGGAAGTATCAAATGGAGGCCAAACAACACCACGATCAAAACCACAGGCTTGTAAG GTTTGCGGGAAGGTACTCTCGTCCGCTTCATCTTATTACGTTCATATGAAGCTTCATTCCGGAAACAAGCCTTTTCAGTGCACG GTTTGCGACGCAGCTTTCTGCCGCAAACCGTACTTGGAAGTCCACATGCGTACACACACCGGCGAGAGGCCCTTCCAGTGTGATCTGTGCCTCAAACGCTTCACCCAGAAGTCCAGCCTCAATACGCACAAGCGCGTCCACACCG ATGAGCACATGCGCGCCTTGATGGTGAAGGAGCGGCCCTACAAGTGTGAGCTCTGTGGCGTCAGGTTCACGCAGAGCTCCAGCCTCAACCGCCACAAGAAAATACACACGG AGGAACACAGACGCGCGCTGCTGGCCAAGGAACGGCCCTACCAATGCGGCGTCTGCTATCTCAGATTCACGCAGAAATCGAGTTTGGGCCGGCACGGAAAAATTCATACCG AGGAGCACAGACGAGCCCTGTTAGAGAAAGTGCGGCCGTACCAGTGCCACATCTGTTTTATGCGCTTCACTCAGAAGTCCAGCCTGGGCCGACATGGGAAAATACATACTG AGGAGCACATACAATCGCTGATCAACAAGGTGCGCCCGTATCAATGCGACATTTGCGACAAGAGGTTCACGCAGAAGTCGAGCCTGGGCACTCATAAGCGTATACACACTG GCGAGCGGCCCTATCAGTGCGACGCCTGTCTCAAGCGCTTCACGCAGAAGTCCAGCCTCAATATACATAAGAGGACGCACTCAG TCCAGGGCAGACCGTTCCAGTGCCTGTCCTGTCCCGCCGCCTTCACGTGCAAGCAGTACCTGGAGATTCACACGCGCACGCACACCGGCGAGCGGCCCTATCAGTGCGACATCTGCCTCAAGCGCTTCACGCAGAAGTCCAGCCTCAACATCCACAAGCGGACCCACTCAG tACAGGGCCGGCCCTTCCAGTGCCTACAGTGCCCGGCCGCCTTCACTTGCAAGCAATACCTGGAGATCCATAATCGCACGCACACAGGCGAAAGGCCTTATCAATGCGATGTTTGCCTCAAGAGATTCGCGCAAAAGTCCACactcaatatacataaacgaaCGCACACAG TGCAAGGTCGGCCGTATCAGTGCATGGAGTGTCCGGCTGCGTTCACTTGCAAGCCGTACTTGGAGATACACATGCGGACTCACACCGGCGAGAGGCCGTTTGAGTGCGATGTCTGTTACAAGCGCTTCACGCAGAAATCAACGCTCAACATTCACAAGCGAATTCACACTG ggGAACGGCCTTATGCCTGTGACATTTGTCAGAAACGATTCGCCGTCAAGAGCTACGTAACAGCACACAG ATGGTCCCACGTGGCCGACAAGCCGCTGAACTGCGACCGCTGCTCGATGACGTTCACATCCAAGTCGCAGTTCGCGCTGCACATCCGCACGCACACGGCCGGCTCCTGCTACGAGTGTAGCGTCTGCGGCCGCACCTTCGTCCGCGACAGTTATCTAATACG ACATCACAATCGCGTGCACCGCGACAATCACAGCAACATGTCGGCCAACAGCATCGGAACCATCAACAACGTCGCGACCAACACCAACAACTCGAATAACAGCAATTTTGTTGATTCGCCCGGCGTTTGTGACTTAAG
- the LOC134746641 gene encoding zinc finger protein ZFP2-like isoform X12, with protein MFEQQIKAEPMSLFPSFYTSHAHVHSGPPTIVRSDSHAIINMNQHHPEDSKDSLIVQQQVQHQQDLMDQQHQQDLQQDDEVSELSFKGMDDEGVEMDMDGRQCSQGLGIDMGSVQTKMEVSNGGQTTPRSKPQACKVCGKVLSSASSYYVHMKLHSGNKPFQCTVCDAAFCRKPYLEVHMRTHTGERPFQCDLCLKRFTQKSSLNTHKRVHTEEHRRALLEKVRPYQCHICFMRFTQKSSLGRHGKIHTEEHIQSLINKVRPYQCDICDKRFTQKSSLGTHKRIHTGERPFQCTVCLKSFTQKCALNLHEKIHTVQGRPYTCGLCPAAFARRPYLDIHLRTHTGERPYQCDACLKRFTQKSSLNIHKRTHSVQGRPFQCLSCPAAFTCKQYLEIHTRTHTGERPYQCDICLKRFTQKSSLNIHKRTHSVQGRPFQCLQCPAAFTCKQYLEIHNRTHTGERPYQCDVCLKRFAQKSTLNIHKRTHTVQGRPYQCMECPAAFTCKPYLEIHMRTHTGERPFECDVCYKRFTQKSTLNIHKRIHTGERPYACDICQKRFAVKSYVTAHRWSHVADKPLNCDRCSMTFTSKSQFALHIRTHTAGSCYECSVCGRTFVRDSYLIRHHNRVHRDNHSNMSANSIGTINNVATNTNNSNNSNFVDSPGVCDLSFVPMVNRYMTSQGTQVSMQDTSKMSAMSPQSIASISSPPPPHTPTPQPQMSGQMHLAD; from the exons ATGTTCGAACAGCAGATCAAGGCTGAGCCCATGAG CTTGTTCCCCAGCTTCTACACATCCCACGCCCACGTCCACTCCGGCCCGCCCACGATCGTCCGCTCTGACTCGCACGCCATCATTAACATGAACCAGCACCACCCCGAAGACTCCAAGGACAGCCTCATAGTACAACAGCAAGTACAACATCAGCAGGATCTGATGGATCAACAACACCAGCAAGATTTACAGCAGGATGACGAGGTTAGTGAG CTAAGCTTTAAAGGAATGGATGATGAAGGCGTCGAAATGGATATGGATGGTCGCCAATGCTCACAG GGCTTGGGCATCGATATGGGTTCAGTTCAAACAAAAATGGAAGTATCAAATGGAGGCCAAACAACACCACGATCAAAACCACAGGCTTGTAAG GTTTGCGGGAAGGTACTCTCGTCCGCTTCATCTTATTACGTTCATATGAAGCTTCATTCCGGAAACAAGCCTTTTCAGTGCACG GTTTGCGACGCAGCTTTCTGCCGCAAACCGTACTTGGAAGTCCACATGCGTACACACACCGGCGAGAGGCCCTTCCAGTGTGATCTGTGCCTCAAACGCTTCACCCAGAAGTCCAGCCTCAATACGCACAAGCGCGTCCACACCG AGGAGCACAGACGAGCCCTGTTAGAGAAAGTGCGGCCGTACCAGTGCCACATCTGTTTTATGCGCTTCACTCAGAAGTCCAGCCTGGGCCGACATGGGAAAATACATACTG AGGAGCACATACAATCGCTGATCAACAAGGTGCGCCCGTATCAATGCGACATTTGCGACAAGAGGTTCACGCAGAAGTCGAGCCTGGGCACTCATAAGCGTATACACACTG GGGAGCGGCCGTTCCAGTGCACCGTCTGCCTCAAGTCCTTCACGCAGAAGTGCGCGCTCAATTTGCACGAAAAAATACATACGG TGCAAGGGCGCCCTTACACGTGCGGGCTTTGCCCGGCGGCCTTCGCCCGCCGCCCCTACCTGGACATTCACTTGCGCACGCACACAGGCGAGCGGCCCTATCAGTGCGACGCCTGTCTCAAGCGCTTCACGCAGAAGTCCAGCCTCAATATACATAAGAGGACGCACTCAG TCCAGGGCAGACCGTTCCAGTGCCTGTCCTGTCCCGCCGCCTTCACGTGCAAGCAGTACCTGGAGATTCACACGCGCACGCACACCGGCGAGCGGCCCTATCAGTGCGACATCTGCCTCAAGCGCTTCACGCAGAAGTCCAGCCTCAACATCCACAAGCGGACCCACTCAG tACAGGGCCGGCCCTTCCAGTGCCTACAGTGCCCGGCCGCCTTCACTTGCAAGCAATACCTGGAGATCCATAATCGCACGCACACAGGCGAAAGGCCTTATCAATGCGATGTTTGCCTCAAGAGATTCGCGCAAAAGTCCACactcaatatacataaacgaaCGCACACAG TGCAAGGTCGGCCGTATCAGTGCATGGAGTGTCCGGCTGCGTTCACTTGCAAGCCGTACTTGGAGATACACATGCGGACTCACACCGGCGAGAGGCCGTTTGAGTGCGATGTCTGTTACAAGCGCTTCACGCAGAAATCAACGCTCAACATTCACAAGCGAATTCACACTG ggGAACGGCCTTATGCCTGTGACATTTGTCAGAAACGATTCGCCGTCAAGAGCTACGTAACAGCACACAG ATGGTCCCACGTGGCCGACAAGCCGCTGAACTGCGACCGCTGCTCGATGACGTTCACATCCAAGTCGCAGTTCGCGCTGCACATCCGCACGCACACGGCCGGCTCCTGCTACGAGTGTAGCGTCTGCGGCCGCACCTTCGTCCGCGACAGTTATCTAATACG ACATCACAATCGCGTGCACCGCGACAATCACAGCAACATGTCGGCCAACAGCATCGGAACCATCAACAACGTCGCGACCAACACCAACAACTCGAATAACAGCAATTTTGTTGATTCGCCCGGCGTTTGTGACTTAAG